A region of the Flintibacter sp. KGMB00164 genome:
CCCCGAAATGGACGGACGTATCCTATGGCGTGCCGAGCCCAAAGGAGTCCCCCGCATGACCGAGGATACCGACAACCGGGCGCTGCGGCTGAAAACCCTGGGGAACGCGGTCTGCCCACCCCAGGCATATCCCATTTTCCAGTACATCGCCATGATTGAGGCCGGGGCGTGTGTCAATATCTGCCCCTATGGAACAGGAGGTGACGCACCTTGAAAGAATGGAAAGCCTCCGAAAAGGAGGCGCAGAAGATGACCCGTGACGGGGCGGTATCCGTCAATCTGGTCACGGGCGAAACCACCCATCCCTCTGACCGGACACCGGAGCAGGACCATTCCGCCTCCGGCGATACGGCGGGCGCCGCTGGAAAAGTGGTGGACCGTGCGGAACTGCACCGGGAACAGGCAGCAGCCAAAAAGAAGCTCCGGAAACAGCGCAAGGCCTATCGGGATGGCGAGGCGGCAGCGGGCCGCCCATCCTCCCGATTGCAGTTTTCCGAGGCGGATCAGGCCAAACCGGAGTTGCAAGGGGCCATCCGCAAGTCGGACAAGGCGGCGGACCGACTGGATGCCGCCAGGGACGCGATTCCCAATAAGAGTCCGGGAAAGCCCCACGCCAATCCGCTGTCCCGCCCCATTCAGGAGGCAGGCGCAGCGATTCACGGCAAGGTCCGGGAGGTGGAGCAGGAAAATTCCGGCGTCCAGTCGGGCCACCTGGGAGAACGCGGCATTGAGAAGGCTGTGGGCTACGGAAACCGCCGTGTCCAGAACTGGCGGGCGGAACGCAAACTGAAACCCTGGAAGGATGCAGCAAAGGCGGAGCAGGCAGCGGTCAAGGCCAATGCGGATTTCTACTATCGGAAAACCGTGGCGGAGAACCCCCAGCTTGCATCCAATCCCATCTCCCGCCTGTGGCAGAAACGGAAGCTGCAAAAGCAATATGCGGCGGCATACCGGGCGGCGGGCAAGACCGCCCAGGCCAGGAAAACAGCGGAGGCCACGGCAAAAGCGGCCAAGAAAACCGCCCAGGAGTCCAAGCGCACCGCCCTTCTCCTGAAACGGCATTGGAAGGGCGCGCTGATCGTGGGCGGCATCGGCCTTCTGCTGGTGATGCTGCTGGGCTCCCTGCAATCCTGTTCCTCCATGTTCGGCGGCGGGGTGTCCAATATCATGGCATCTTCCTATCTATCTGAGGATGCCGATATGCTGGCGGCGGAAGAAGCCTACTGCGCCAAAGAGGATGAATTGCGGGAGTACCTGGATACCTACGAGGCCACCCACGACTATGACGAGTATCACTTCGACATGGACGAGATCGAGCACGACCCCTATGTGCTGATCTCCATTCTGTCGGCGCTCCATGAAGGGGTGTTCACCATCGACCAGGTACAGGGCGACCTTCAAACCCTCTTTGACAAGCAATACATCCTCACCGAAACTGTGACCACGGAGACCCGCTATCGGACGGAAACAAGGACGGACAGCGAGGGCAACACCTATACGGTTCGGGTGCCCTATACCTGGACCATCTGCACCGTCACGCTGGAAAACTTCGACCTCTCCCATGTGCCGGTCTACATGATGGGCGAGGAACAGCTTTCCTTGTACGCCACCTATATGTCCACCCTGGGCAACCGCCCCGATCTGTTCCCGTCCTCCGGGTATGTGAACAAGTACATTGAGAACCCGCCCACCGCCTGGGAGATTCCCGCTGAATACCTGACGGACGAGCGGTTCAACACCCTTATCACCGAGGCGGAAAAATACCTGGGATACCCTTATGTGTGGGGCGGCAGCAGCCCCAGCACTTCTTTCGATTGCAGCGGCTTCGTCAGCTATGTGCTGACCAACAGCGGCCTGTGCAATACCGGACGGCTGGGCGCCCAGGGACTCTACAACATTTCCACCCCGGTATCCGACCCCCAGCCCGGCGATCTGGTGTTCTTCGTGGGCACCTACGATACCAGCGGCGTGTCCCATGTGGGCATTTATGTCGGCGACGGGATGATGCTGCATTGCGGTGACCCCATCCAGTATTCCAACCTGAACACAAGCTACTGGCAGTCCCATTTCTACGCATACGGCAGACCGCCGTACAGCTGATGGAGGTGATGAAGTATCAACATGGTTTCCTACGGGGGCGGCGCCAACAGCACCGCCCTTTTGATTGGGCTGCACCAGCACCGTATCCCGGTGGACCTGATCCTCTTTGCGGATACGGGGGCAGAGCATCCCCACACCTATGCCTATCTGGAGGTGATGGATTCCTGGCTGAAGGGCCACGGGATGCCGCCCATCACCAGAGTGTGTAAGACCACCCGTGACGGGAAACGGCTGACGCTGGAGGATGAATGTCTGCAAAGTTGCAGCCTACCGTCCATTGCCTACGGCTTCAAGCGGTGTTCCCTGAAACACAAGATCGGGCCACAGGAAAAGTTCTGCAACCATTACCCGCCATGCCGCCGAACCTGGGCGGCAGGCAAGCGGGTGGTCAAGTTCATCGGCTACGACGCGGGCGAGGGCTACCGCAGCGACAAGGTGCTGCTGGGAGACCTAGCCGACCGAAAATACAGCAAGTGGTATCCCCTGATGGAATGGGGATGGACACGGGACGATTGCATCCGGCAGATTGAGGCGGCAGGGCTGCCCCAGCCGGGAAAATCGTCCTGTTTTTTCTGCCCCAGTATGAAACCCGACGAGATCACCACCCTGCGGGAGCAGCATCCCGATTTGTTCCGCCGTGCTCTGGCGCTGGAGGACAACGCCCGGCAAACCCTGAAAACGGTCAAGGGCCTGGGGCGGAACTATTCCTGGAGAGAACGATTTGGAAAGGAGTTTTGCACATATGGCAACGGTTGAGAAGATTCGCAAAGACATTGAAAAGACGAAGGAGAAGATTTCCACCCAGCAGAAGCGCCTTCGGGAACTGGAGGCGCAGCTCACCGAGGAAGAAAATCTGGAGATCGTCCGCATGGTCAAGGCGGTGCGCATGGACAACAAGGAACTGACCGCCTTCCTGAAGGCCTACGCCAGCGGCCTTATCACCTTGCCCGATGGGATGATGGAGGCGGAGGCAGCGGCGGACCCTGATGACGCGGATGTGGAAGGAATGGAGGATGGTGAAGATGAAGCGTAACAGAGTTTTTCGCCTCTTGGCGTCCCTGACGGTGGTGGTCCTGTGCATGACCGCCTTCTCCGTCACCGCCTTTGCGGGCGGCGGGGATGGCGACTACTACACCGGGGAACCCGCCGAGACGACGCCGGAACCCACCGAAGAACCTGCCACCGGAGGCATGGAGCCGGAGGGGCAGCCCCTGACCCCGGAGGGCAACGCCACGCTGGTAGACGACTATTACGGCGACAAGCAGCTTATCACCGTGACCACCAAAGCGGGCAATTATTTTTACATCCTGATCGACCGGGCAAACGAGGACAAGGAGACCGCCGTTCACTTCTTGAACCAGGTGGATGAAGCCGACCTGATGGCGCTGATGGAAGATGGGCAGACGGAGGAACAACCCGCGGTCTGCACCTGCGTCGAGAAATGCCAGGCCGGTGCGGTGAATACCGCCTGTCCGGTCTGCGCGGTGAATATGAGCGAGTGCGCCGGAAAAACGCCGGAGGTGGGGCCGGAGCCCGAACCAGAGCCGGAGAAGGAGTCCGGCAGCGGCGGCGCCCTGGTGCTGATCCTGCTGCTGGCGGCCCTGGGCGGCGGCGGAGCCTTTGCCTACATCAAGTTCATCAAGCCCAAGCAGAGTGCAAAGGTCAGCGCCGACCCGGACGATTATGAGTTCGAGGACGAGGAATACGAAAACGAGGACGTTCCTGAACAGGAAGAACAGGAGGAACAGAATTGAGCAAATTGGTGATCTGCGAAAAACCGAGTGTAGCAAAAAGTATCGCGTCGGCCCTGGGTGTCACATCCAGGGCCGATGGCTATTTTGAAGGAAATGGGTATCTCATTTCCTGGTGTATCGGGCATCTGGTGGGGCTGGCAGACGCGGCCGCCTACGATGACCGCTACAAGAAGTGGCAGTATGAGGACCTTCCCATCCTGCCCAACCCCTTCCGCTATGTGGTGTCCGAGGAAAAGACCGCCCAGTTCCACATTCTCCGTTCCCTGATGGAACGCCCCGATGTGACAGAGCTGGTCAACGCCTGCGACGCAGGACGCGAGGGTGAGCTAATCTTCCGGCTGGTCTATGAGGCCGCCGGATGTTCCAAGCCTTTCTCCCGCCTCTGGATTTCTTCGATGGAGGACGCGGCGATCCGGGAGGGCTTTGCCGATCTGCGCCCCGGCGGGGACTATGACCCGCTGTATCAGTCGGCGCTTTGCCGCCAAAAGGCGGACTGGCTCATTGGTGTCAATGCAAGCCGCCTGTTCTCCGTCCTCTACCATCGCACTCTGAATGTGGGGCGGGTACAGACACCCACCTTGGCGATGCTGGCCGACCGGGACAGCAAGATCGTCCTGTTCCACAAGGAGAAATACCATCATGTGCGGCTGGCGCTGGAGGGAGCCGAGGCAGTCAGTGACCGCATTGTTTCCACGGAGGACGCCCAGGCCATCCGGGATACCTGTGACGGGCAGCGGGCCGTGTGTGTATCCCTGGTGCGGGAGAAAAAGACGGAGAAGCCGCCCAAGCTGTACGACCTGACCACCTTGCAGCGGGAGGCAAACCGGGTGTTCGGCTACACGGCCAAGCAAACCCTGGACTACGCCCAGTCGCTCTATGAAAAGAAGCTGCTGACCTATCCCCGCACGGACAGCCGGTATCTGACTGGCGACATGGCGGAGACCGCCTCCGTGGCCCTGCATCTGGCGGCACGGGTGCCGCCCTTCGACGCCTGCCCGGAGTTTTTCCCCGATGTTGCGGCGCTGGTGAACGACAAGGAGGTATCCGACCACCACGCCCTGATTCCCACTCTGGAGCTGGAAAAGGCGGATGTGCCTGCGCTGCCTGTGGGCGAGCGAAATATCCTTCTGCTGGTCTGCGGCAAGCTGCTGTGTGCGGCGGCGGAACCTTTCGTGTATGAGGCGGTCACGGCCACCTTTGACTGCGGCGGACATATCTTCACGGCAAAGGGAAAACAGGTGCTTTCCCAGGGCTGGAGGGCTATCCAGGAGGTGTTCCGTTCCTCCCTGAAGGAGAAGCCGGAGGATGAAGATGCCGAGCATGACCTTCCGTCCTTGACCGAGGGGCAGGTCTTTGAGCCGGTCTCTGCCTCCGTCACCGAGCACTTCACTTCGCCTCCCAAGCCCTACACCGAGGACACCCTTCTGTCGGCCATGGAGAACGCGGGCAAGGAAGATATGCCGGACGAGGCAGAGCGCAAGGGCCTGGGCACCCCCGCGACAAGGGCGGCCATCATCGAAAAGCTGGTGTCCGGCGGATTTGTGGAGCGCAAGGGCAAGAATCTGATCCCCACAAAGGCAGGTGTCAATCTGGTCACGGTGTTGCCGGAGCTGCTGACATCTCCCAAGCTCACAGCGGATTGGGAGCAGCGGTTGAACGAGGTGGCAAAGGGTCAGGCGTCGCCGGAGGACTTCATGGACGAGATCAAGGCGATGGCGGCGGAGCTGGTGCGAAAATACTCCCACATTTCCGAGGATGGGCAAAAGCTGTTCCAGCCAGAGAGGGAGACGGTGGGCCTCTGCCCCCGCTGCGGCAAGCCGGTCTATGAGGGCAAGAAGAACTTCGCCTGTTCGGACCGGGCCTGCCAGTTTGTCATGTGGAAGAATGACCGTTTCTGGACCAGCCGCCGCAAGGAAATGACCCGGAAGATGGCGGCCGACCTTCTGAAAAAGGGCCGTACCTCCGTCAAGGGAATGTGGTCGGAGAAGAAAGACTCCACCTATGACGCCGTGGTGATCCTGGACGATACCGGCGGCAAGTATGTCAATTTCAAGCTGGAGTTTCCCAAACGAAAGGATGGTGTTCATGGCAAAAAGTAAAACCGAGGTTAACTTCATGGAGCATTTGAAACCACTGCTCCCCGCAGGTGGTGACGCAAGCGAACTGGAGACAGCGACCCAGGCGCTTGCCGGACTTTCCCCGGAGGACCGTGACCTCCTGGCCGCTGTCCAGGAGTCGCCCTATCGTCTGACCACCCTGGAGCAGTTCCGGGAGTTTCCCACCAACACCGAGTATTTTGTTCTGGAGCCCAACATCCGCAAGGTGGAGGATGTGGGCTGGCGCTATCTGGCACAGCATTTTGACGTCCTTCTGCCCCCAGAGCTGCTGGACGCCATTGATCCCGTTCCCTTCGGCAATCACGCCATGCGGGAGGAACAGGGGTGTTTCACCAGTAAAGGGTATCTCACCCTCTCCGGCGACGAGTGGGAGCACGAGCGCCCCAGGGAGAGGCAAACAGAGAAAAAGCCCTCCATCAAGGAACGGCTGGAACAGAGCCGGAAAGAGTGTGTAGGTCAGAGCAAGGCGCAGCCCCATCGGGAAAAGCCTGCGCCAGAGCGATAAGGAGGTGTCGCTATGCCCCATTATGACTATGACAAAGATTATCCCTTTGCCGCCTTCATCACCAACCTGGGCAAGTACAACGAGGGCGCCCTTGTGGGCGAATGGGTAAAGTTTCCCACCACGGCGGAGGAACTGAAAAAGGTCTTTGAACGCATCGGGATCGGTGCGAAAGACGACTTCGGGCAGACCTATGAGGAATGGTTCATCACGGACTACGACTGCTATGTGGATGGCCTCTATGACCTGCTGGGCGAGTACGCCAACCTGGACGAGCTGAACTATTTAGCCTCCAAACTGGACGGTATGAGCCAGGATGAATATGAGCGGTTCCAGGCGGCCATGGAGATCGGCGACCACACGGGCAGCATCCAGGAACTTATCAACCTGACGGAGAACCTGGACTGCTACGATATTTACCCCAACATCCACGATCACGATGATCTGGGCCGGTATTACATCGAGGAACTGGACGCCATGCAGGTGCCGGAGCATCTGTGCAATTACATCGACTATGAGGCCTACGGACGGGACATCGCCCTGGAGGAAAGCGGCCAGTTCACCGACCTGGGCTATGTGCGGGATACTGGGGATAGTTTCCATGAGTATTACGATGGTGAGCGCGGTAGCATCCCGGAGGAATACCGGGTGATGACCTTCCAGGACGACATCCCCGAAGAAGAAATTTCGGAATGGGTCATGGACCTTGCCTACGACATGGACGAGTTTTTCCGGCAGCACGACCCGCAGTATGCCGCCGAGCACCCGGAGGAACACGCGGCAAAGGAAGAAATCTACGAGAACCTTTCTGATTGCCGCATTGCCTCTCTGGAAGAAAAGCTGAAGGCGTTGGGCCAGACCCCGGAGGACTACCTTCCCTCCGAGTTGGAGAAGTTCAAGGAGGCTGTGGGCTACGAGGCATATTTGGATGTGGACCCGCAGGTGATTCGGGAGGCCATCGAAAACCCGGATCAGTCCCATGTGGACGAGATGCTGGCCTTTGCGGAACAGGCAAACCGGGAGTATGAGGCGGAGTTGTACGGGCAGCAAGCGGCGCCCACCCCGGATGACCGAGAGACCGGCGAGACGGTGCGGACCCCCAGGGGCACCTTCCATGTGACGGATATGAGCCGGGAACAGATGGAGGCGGCTGGATACGGTTTTCACCACGAGTCCGAGGACGGGAAGTATCTCATCATGGCCAACGGAAGCCGCGCCTTTGCCATCCCCAGTGGAGCCGCCCCCGAACATACCGCGCCGGAGAAGCTGACCGTCCTGGTAGTAGAGCCCATGAAGGAACCCTATGTGAAGAAGATCGATCCCGGCCTCCATGCGCTGCAAGCGGAGGTGGGCGGCGATATTGCCGCCTCCTATCCCTTTGACGATCCGGTGGGGCTGGTGCTGAACGACGAAGGCAAGCTCATCGGCCTGGACCTAAACCGTTCCCTCAGGGACGAGCATGGGGAGATTTACGACATTGTGGCGGGCACCTTCCTGGTGGTGGGCCTGGGGCCGGAAAGTTTCGCGTCCCTGCCCCCGGACATGATCCAGAAGTACACCGAGCAATTCAAGCGGCCGGAGCTGTTCGCCAGCATCAACGGGCAGATCGTGTCCGTTCCCGTGGAGCCGGAAAACTCGCTGCGCACGGCGGAAATGACCCTGGAGGACGACTATGGGATGATCGACGGGATCATTAACAACGGCCGCCGTGGGGAAGAATTGGAGAAAGCCCAGGCCGAGGCTCGCAGGACCACGCCGGAGAAAAAGCCCTCTATTCGGGAGCGGCTGGAGGACGCAAAACGGGAGTGCGCGGAACGGAAAAGCCCGGACAAGCCCGCCCCGCAGAAGAATCCACCGGAGCTGGGCAACTTATGAGCCGGAGCAAGAAATGGCGTCTGGAATGGGCGTTCTTCCTGGGCGAGAACGGCAGGCGCCAGTATAACAAGTTCTGTAAGAGCTGCGTTCATCCCTGCAAGCAGAGTTTCCGGGCGGTGGTGGTGTCCTGTCCGCACTATTTTTCCCGCCGTTCCAAAAAGTGCGGGAATTAGGGTTCAAAATGGGCAAAGAAACAGCCTGTGGCGGCTTTTCCGTGTAGGGGCAGTATGATTTCCCATGTGGGACGGCAGGGCGTTTCTATATAGGAAAAACGCCGGGTTTTGACTTTTTTGCAAGTAAAACGATAGCGCCGTCATCGGATCAAAGTGGTCTGATGGCGGCGCTCTTTTTTACTAGAGGTTGACTCTTATAAGTTACATATTGGCAAAACGACACTTATAAGTGTTAGCCTCTTTTTCGACTATGAGATATCATCTACATGAAAGGAGAGGTTCATATGGAAATTGAAGAGATTTTCGCAAAGAATGTTCGACTCCAAAGAGATCGTCTTGGGCTAACCCAAGAAGAACTGGCCGAGAGATGTTTCCAAATTGAAGAGGATGCGTTAGCAAACCGATCCTATATCAGTGATATCGAAAATTGTCGTCGCAACATAACACTTGACAAGATTGGAAAACTGGCCAAAGCCTTGGGCGTACAACCGTATAAACTTTTTCTAACGAAGGATATCGACGAAAAACTATGATGAATGGA
Encoded here:
- a CDS encoding C40 family peptidase produces the protein MTRDGAVSVNLVTGETTHPSDRTPEQDHSASGDTAGAAGKVVDRAELHREQAAAKKKLRKQRKAYRDGEAAAGRPSSRLQFSEADQAKPELQGAIRKSDKAADRLDAARDAIPNKSPGKPHANPLSRPIQEAGAAIHGKVREVEQENSGVQSGHLGERGIEKAVGYGNRRVQNWRAERKLKPWKDAAKAEQAAVKANADFYYRKTVAENPQLASNPISRLWQKRKLQKQYAAAYRAAGKTAQARKTAEATAKAAKKTAQESKRTALLLKRHWKGALIVGGIGLLLVMLLGSLQSCSSMFGGGVSNIMASSYLSEDADMLAAEEAYCAKEDELREYLDTYEATHDYDEYHFDMDEIEHDPYVLISILSALHEGVFTIDQVQGDLQTLFDKQYILTETVTTETRYRTETRTDSEGNTYTVRVPYTWTICTVTLENFDLSHVPVYMMGEEQLSLYATYMSTLGNRPDLFPSSGYVNKYIENPPTAWEIPAEYLTDERFNTLITEAEKYLGYPYVWGGSSPSTSFDCSGFVSYVLTNSGLCNTGRLGAQGLYNISTPVSDPQPGDLVFFVGTYDTSGVSHVGIYVGDGMMLHCGDPIQYSNLNTSYWQSHFYAYGRPPYS
- a CDS encoding phosphoadenosine phosphosulfate reductase yields the protein MNMVSYGGGANSTALLIGLHQHRIPVDLILFADTGAEHPHTYAYLEVMDSWLKGHGMPPITRVCKTTRDGKRLTLEDECLQSCSLPSIAYGFKRCSLKHKIGPQEKFCNHYPPCRRTWAAGKRVVKFIGYDAGEGYRSDKVLLGDLADRKYSKWYPLMEWGWTRDDCIRQIEAAGLPQPGKSSCFFCPSMKPDEITTLREQHPDLFRRALALEDNARQTLKTVKGLGRNYSWRERFGKEFCTYGNG
- a CDS encoding DUF4315 family protein, encoding MATVEKIRKDIEKTKEKISTQQKRLRELEAQLTEEENLEIVRMVKAVRMDNKELTAFLKAYASGLITLPDGMMEAEAAADPDDADVEGMEDGEDEA
- a CDS encoding DUF4366 domain-containing protein — protein: MKRNRVFRLLASLTVVVLCMTAFSVTAFAGGGDGDYYTGEPAETTPEPTEEPATGGMEPEGQPLTPEGNATLVDDYYGDKQLITVTTKAGNYFYILIDRANEDKETAVHFLNQVDEADLMALMEDGQTEEQPAVCTCVEKCQAGAVNTACPVCAVNMSECAGKTPEVGPEPEPEPEKESGSGGALVLILLLAALGGGGAFAYIKFIKPKQSAKVSADPDDYEFEDEEYENEDVPEQEEQEEQN
- a CDS encoding type IA DNA topoisomerase, producing the protein MSKLVICEKPSVAKSIASALGVTSRADGYFEGNGYLISWCIGHLVGLADAAAYDDRYKKWQYEDLPILPNPFRYVVSEEKTAQFHILRSLMERPDVTELVNACDAGREGELIFRLVYEAAGCSKPFSRLWISSMEDAAIREGFADLRPGGDYDPLYQSALCRQKADWLIGVNASRLFSVLYHRTLNVGRVQTPTLAMLADRDSKIVLFHKEKYHHVRLALEGAEAVSDRIVSTEDAQAIRDTCDGQRAVCVSLVREKKTEKPPKLYDLTTLQREANRVFGYTAKQTLDYAQSLYEKKLLTYPRTDSRYLTGDMAETASVALHLAARVPPFDACPEFFPDVAALVNDKEVSDHHALIPTLELEKADVPALPVGERNILLLVCGKLLCAAAEPFVYEAVTATFDCGGHIFTAKGKQVLSQGWRAIQEVFRSSLKEKPEDEDAEHDLPSLTEGQVFEPVSASVTEHFTSPPKPYTEDTLLSAMENAGKEDMPDEAERKGLGTPATRAAIIEKLVSGGFVERKGKNLIPTKAGVNLVTVLPELLTSPKLTADWEQRLNEVAKGQASPEDFMDEIKAMAAELVRKYSHISEDGQKLFQPERETVGLCPRCGKPVYEGKKNFACSDRACQFVMWKNDRFWTSRRKEMTRKMAADLLKKGRTSVKGMWSEKKDSTYDAVVILDDTGGKYVNFKLEFPKRKDGVHGKK
- a CDS encoding antirestriction protein ArdA is translated as MPHYDYDKDYPFAAFITNLGKYNEGALVGEWVKFPTTAEELKKVFERIGIGAKDDFGQTYEEWFITDYDCYVDGLYDLLGEYANLDELNYLASKLDGMSQDEYERFQAAMEIGDHTGSIQELINLTENLDCYDIYPNIHDHDDLGRYYIEELDAMQVPEHLCNYIDYEAYGRDIALEESGQFTDLGYVRDTGDSFHEYYDGERGSIPEEYRVMTFQDDIPEEEISEWVMDLAYDMDEFFRQHDPQYAAEHPEEHAAKEEIYENLSDCRIASLEEKLKALGQTPEDYLPSELEKFKEAVGYEAYLDVDPQVIREAIENPDQSHVDEMLAFAEQANREYEAELYGQQAAPTPDDRETGETVRTPRGTFHVTDMSREQMEAAGYGFHHESEDGKYLIMANGSRAFAIPSGAAPEHTAPEKLTVLVVEPMKEPYVKKIDPGLHALQAEVGGDIAASYPFDDPVGLVLNDEGKLIGLDLNRSLRDEHGEIYDIVAGTFLVVGLGPESFASLPPDMIQKYTEQFKRPELFASINGQIVSVPVEPENSLRTAEMTLEDDYGMIDGIINNGRRGEELEKAQAEARRTTPEKKPSIRERLEDAKRECAERKSPDKPAPQKNPPELGNL
- a CDS encoding helix-turn-helix transcriptional regulator, translating into MEIEEIFAKNVRLQRDRLGLTQEELAERCFQIEEDALANRSYISDIENCRRNITLDKIGKLAKALGVQPYKLFLTKDIDEKL